A window from Parus major isolate Abel chromosome 27, Parus_major1.1, whole genome shotgun sequence encodes these proteins:
- the LOC107215273 gene encoding feather keratin Cos2-2-like codes for MSCPEKCQQCQPCNPCCQSCGPCPLASSCNECCVRQCQSSHVVIEPPAVLVTLPGPILSSFPQNTAVGSSTSAAVGSILSSDGVPISSGGFDISCITNCYGERCCPC; via the coding sequence ATGTCCTGCCCTGAgaagtgccagcagtgccagccctgcaaCCCTTGCTGCCAGTCCTGCGGCCCCTGCCCGCTGGCCAGCAGCTGCAATGAGTGCTGTGTCAGGCAGTGCCAGAGCTCCCATGTCGTCATTGAGCCGCCTGCTGTGCTGGTGACCCTGCCCGGCCccatcctcagctccttcccacagaaCACCGCCGTGGGATCCTCCACCTCCGCTGCCGTTGGCAGCATCCTCAGCTCTGACGGAGTGCCCATCAGCTCCGGGGGCTTTGACATCTCCTGCATCACCAACTGCTATGGTGAAAGATGTTGTCCATGCTAA